A genome region from Thermomonospora amylolytica includes the following:
- a CDS encoding sugar ABC transporter ATP-binding protein, with protein sequence MAVPVLEMRGVSKGFPGVQALDDVAFRLFPGEVHALMGENGAGKSTLIKVLTGVYAADAGTVLIDGVRTVVRGPLHARQAGISTVYQEVNLCPNLSVAENVFIGREPRRFGRIDWPQVRRRAAELLSRLDLDVDVNAPLGSYSLAVQQLVAIVRAVDLKAKVLILDEPTSSLDRGEVARLFAVMRRLREDGVAILFVSHFLDQIYEICDRVTVLRNGRLVGEYPVAELSRFELVAKMTGQELQALEELDEAAPRVERGERLFALEGVGRSGAIEPVDLDLHEGEVVGLAGLLGSGRSELARLIFGADGADSGRIHAGTEVVTLKSPRAAIERGIAFCPEDRKGDGLVMDLTVEENIILALQAARGWTRPLSRRRREELAAEYIRALRIHPPHPHTPVRNLSGGNQQKVLLARWLITRPKLLILDEPTRGIDIGAKTEIQKLVVSLAGDGMGVLFISAELEEVLRISHKIEVLRDRRLVAELGNDGTLTPERILQTIANGAADS encoded by the coding sequence ATGGCGGTCCCCGTCCTGGAGATGCGGGGCGTCTCCAAGGGATTCCCCGGCGTCCAGGCCCTCGACGACGTCGCCTTCCGGCTGTTCCCGGGCGAGGTCCACGCGCTGATGGGCGAGAACGGCGCCGGCAAGTCCACCCTGATCAAGGTGCTGACCGGGGTCTACGCGGCCGACGCCGGAACGGTGCTGATCGACGGTGTCCGCACCGTCGTCCGCGGCCCGCTGCACGCCCGGCAGGCCGGCATCAGCACCGTCTACCAGGAGGTCAACCTCTGTCCCAACCTGTCGGTGGCGGAGAACGTCTTCATCGGCCGCGAGCCGCGCAGGTTCGGCCGCATCGACTGGCCGCAGGTCCGGCGCCGGGCCGCCGAGCTGCTGTCCCGGCTCGACCTCGACGTGGACGTGAACGCGCCGCTCGGCTCGTACTCCCTGGCGGTGCAGCAGCTGGTCGCCATCGTCCGGGCGGTGGACCTGAAGGCCAAGGTGCTCATCCTGGACGAGCCCACCTCCAGCCTCGACCGCGGCGAGGTCGCCCGGCTGTTCGCCGTCATGCGGCGGCTGCGCGAGGACGGGGTGGCGATCCTGTTCGTCTCGCACTTCCTCGACCAGATCTACGAGATCTGCGACCGGGTCACCGTGCTGCGCAACGGGCGGCTGGTGGGGGAGTACCCCGTCGCCGAGCTCAGCCGGTTCGAGCTGGTCGCCAAGATGACCGGCCAGGAGCTCCAGGCGCTCGAGGAACTCGACGAGGCCGCGCCCCGGGTGGAGAGGGGCGAGCGGCTGTTCGCGCTCGAAGGGGTGGGGCGCTCCGGCGCCATCGAGCCCGTCGACCTGGACCTGCACGAGGGGGAGGTCGTCGGGCTGGCGGGGCTGCTCGGCTCGGGCCGTTCGGAGCTCGCCCGGCTGATCTTCGGGGCGGACGGCGCCGACAGCGGACGGATCCACGCGGGCACCGAGGTGGTCACCCTCAAGTCGCCCCGGGCGGCGATCGAACGGGGCATCGCCTTCTGCCCCGAGGACCGCAAGGGCGACGGGCTGGTCATGGACCTGACCGTCGAGGAGAACATCATCCTCGCCCTGCAGGCCGCACGGGGCTGGACCCGGCCGCTGAGCCGGCGCAGGCGCGAGGAACTCGCGGCCGAGTACATCCGCGCGCTGCGCATCCATCCGCCGCACCCGCACACGCCGGTCCGCAACCTCAGCGGCGGCAACCAGCAGAAGGTGCTGCTGGCCCGCTGGCTGATCACCCGGCCGAAGCTGCTGATCCTCGACGAGCCCACCCGCGGCATCGACATCGGCGCCAAGACCGAGATCCAAAAGCTCGTCGTCTCCCTCGCCGGGGACGGCATGGGCGTGCTGTTCATCTCCGCCGAGCTGGAGGAGGTGCTGCGGATCTCCCACAAGATCGAGGTGCTGCGCGACCGGCGGCTGGTCGCCGAGCTCGGCAACGACGGGACCCTCACCCCCGAACGCATCCTGCAGACCATCGCGAACGGAGCGGCCGACTCGTGA
- a CDS encoding ABC transporter permease: MNRTALSPRLAALTGHQLFWPVTVLALLLLANVIFTRGFLSIRIEQGHLYGSLIDILLFGAPLILVALGMTMVIATGGVDLSVGATVAISGALACHLISQGHGLAVAVGVAVAASLLLGLWNGLLVTRLGIQPIIATLILMVAGRGIAQLITGGQIITVNDQGYKMIGGGYWLGLPFSIILVAVALAVTVVLTRRTALGLLMESVGGNAEASRLVGIRSSGLIVLAYVFCGLCAGVAGLMISSNTLSADGNQAGLWIELDAILAVVLGGTALTGGRFSLAGTVVGALIIQTLNTTIYTAGIPPRTTLVFEAAVVTLVCLLQSPAFRAKLGRRRRPAPASPVTAVQQEVKV; the protein is encoded by the coding sequence GTGAACCGCACCGCACTCTCGCCCCGGCTCGCCGCCCTCACCGGGCACCAGCTCTTCTGGCCGGTGACGGTGCTGGCACTGCTGCTGCTGGCCAACGTGATCTTCACCCGCGGGTTCCTGTCGATCCGCATCGAGCAGGGCCACCTGTACGGCAGCCTCATCGACATCCTGCTGTTCGGAGCCCCGCTCATCCTGGTCGCGCTGGGCATGACCATGGTGATCGCCACCGGCGGCGTGGACCTGTCCGTCGGCGCGACCGTCGCGATCAGCGGGGCGCTCGCCTGCCACCTCATCAGCCAGGGTCACGGCCTGGCCGTGGCGGTCGGCGTGGCCGTCGCGGCGTCGCTGCTGCTCGGGCTGTGGAACGGGCTGCTGGTCACCCGGCTGGGCATCCAGCCGATCATCGCCACGCTGATCCTCATGGTGGCCGGCCGCGGCATCGCCCAGCTCATCACCGGCGGCCAGATCATCACCGTCAACGACCAGGGCTACAAGATGATCGGCGGCGGCTACTGGCTCGGCCTGCCGTTCTCGATCATCCTGGTGGCCGTCGCCCTCGCGGTCACGGTGGTGCTCACCCGCCGCACCGCGCTCGGCCTGCTCATGGAGTCGGTCGGCGGCAACGCCGAGGCCTCCCGGCTGGTGGGCATCCGCTCCTCGGGCCTGATCGTCCTGGCGTACGTGTTCTGCGGGCTGTGCGCCGGGGTCGCGGGCCTGATGATCAGCTCCAACACCCTGTCCGCCGACGGGAACCAGGCCGGGCTGTGGATCGAGCTCGACGCGATCCTCGCCGTCGTGCTCGGCGGCACCGCCCTGACCGGCGGCCGGTTCTCCCTCGCCGGGACCGTGGTCGGCGCCCTCATCATCCAGACCCTCAACACCACCATCTACACCGCCGGGATCCCGCCGCGCACCACGCTGGTCTTCGAGGCCGCGGTCGTCACGCTCGTGTGCCTGCTGCAGTCCCCGGCCTTCCGGGCCAAGCTGGGGCGCCGCAGACGCCCGGCGCCCGCGTCCCCCGTCACCGCCGTCCAGCAGGAGGTCAAGGTATGA
- the yjfF gene encoding galactofuranose ABC transporter, permease protein YjfF codes for MTTAGLIRAFPFTPRRSHVPVLVTLGLFLLAFAIGAIRYPNFGTGQVFLDLFIDNAFLIVVAVGMTFVILTGGIDLSVGSVVALSGMLCAVGTMELGLPAFLVIPAVLLVGVLFGSAMGYMIHAFQVQPFIATLAGMFLARGLCLTISENQISIENGTFDAIALNALTLPGGLRISYGALIALAVFAVAVYVLQWTRTGRNVYAVGGNEQSAVLMGLPVGRTKIQVYAISGFCSALGGVLFSLYTLSGDPTHAIGMELDAIAAVVIGGTVLTGGSGYVVGTLLGVLVLGVIKTILSFEGTLSSWWTRIAIGVLLFGFIALQRLIGSRRGS; via the coding sequence ATGACCACCGCCGGCCTCATCCGCGCGTTCCCCTTCACGCCGCGCCGCAGCCATGTGCCGGTCCTCGTGACGCTCGGCCTGTTCCTGCTGGCCTTCGCGATCGGGGCGATCCGCTATCCCAACTTCGGCACCGGCCAGGTCTTTCTCGACCTGTTCATCGACAACGCGTTCCTCATCGTCGTCGCCGTCGGCATGACGTTCGTGATCCTCACCGGCGGCATCGACCTGTCGGTGGGCTCCGTCGTCGCCCTGTCGGGCATGCTGTGCGCCGTCGGCACCATGGAGCTCGGCCTGCCGGCGTTCCTGGTGATCCCGGCGGTGCTGCTGGTCGGCGTCCTGTTCGGAAGCGCGATGGGGTACATGATCCACGCCTTCCAGGTGCAGCCGTTCATCGCCACCCTGGCCGGGATGTTCCTGGCCCGCGGTCTGTGCCTGACGATCAGTGAGAACCAGATCTCCATCGAGAACGGCACGTTCGACGCGATCGCGCTGAACGCCCTGACGCTGCCCGGCGGCCTGCGGATCTCCTACGGCGCGCTGATCGCGCTCGCGGTGTTCGCGGTCGCCGTCTACGTGCTGCAGTGGACCCGGACGGGCCGCAACGTCTACGCGGTGGGCGGCAACGAGCAGTCCGCGGTGCTCATGGGCCTCCCTGTGGGCCGCACCAAGATCCAGGTGTACGCGATCAGCGGGTTCTGCTCCGCGCTCGGCGGTGTGCTGTTCTCCCTCTACACCCTGTCGGGCGACCCGACCCACGCGATCGGGATGGAACTGGACGCCATCGCCGCGGTCGTCATCGGCGGCACCGTGCTCACCGGCGGCTCGGGCTACGTGGTCGGAACCCTGCTGGGCGTGCTCGTCCTGGGGGTCATCAAGACCATCCTCAGCTTCGAGGGCACCCTCAGCTCCTGGTGGACCCGCATCGCCATCGGAGTCCTGCTCTTCGGATTCATCGCGCTGCAACGTCTCATCGGCTCCCGCCGCGGTTCCTGA
- a CDS encoding glycosyl hydrolase 115 family protein, translating into MHARVSSRRLLRRLIPLAVLAAALPGSAVAAAAHQAPAAPPYGPASYISTQDRPGHFPLVADGEAAPLVVSSRDHRSVVRAVGDLQTDLERVTGVKPDVSTGKAPRGDVVIVGTIGRSPLIDRLVASGRLNIAGIAGKWETSLQQVVHDPMPGVRRAFVIAGSDQRGTIFGIYDVSRNIGVSPWYFWNDVPPRRHEELFVRPGRHTQGTPAVKYRGLFINDENPALGTWAPRYFGPGLAPDHPGGFNGKFYARVFETLLRLKANYLWPAVWGRAFAEDDPRNHEVAKEYGIVMGTSHEAPMMRGIEEWNRHAKPAMRDPATGEITEPGSDPYGGTGEWSFRRNAEAVKAYWRDGVRRMTEQDFEGVVTLGMRGNGDTSLPDGDAIDLMQNIISTQRTILGEVTGKDVTSVPQVWTLYKEVQRYWDRGMRVPDDVTVVFTDDNWGNMRKLPDRSLPERKGGYGLYYHFDYVGLGRNYKWVDTSQLANTWEQLHQSYRYGISNLWVANVGDMKNEELPAQFFLDYAWNPDRWPLERLGEWTRQYAAQNFPAEHAAEIAEVLDEYGDLQALRKPELTNRRITVDPAKDLTTDPAAVVYDDKASPFHLTEYREMDLVTERWKQLAARAERIRSRMPAAYQDAYYQLVYYMVKATANLYELRNAQFTNLLYAGQGRASTNDYADLAEARFADDQAMSDHYNTALAGGKWNGFQTQPKIGYGDVERYGPDAPWQQPQTPDHVALPDAIFPQVRRIRVPEGSEMGVAVDGSDKWWPAERSEPVLPAFSPYQRRPAQYIDVFNRGSDPFGYRIRPGASWVRVTPAAGRVDKEVRATVRIDWSRAPKGTTRVPITVSGAGGRTVTVQAVVHNPDVPPQRLNGFVEAGGYVSMDAEHFTRATATGAARWKRIPGIGRTHAGMTPFPVTAPGQAAGAGPRLEYEVTLFTTGPVRIWAHLSPRNPVLSSGGLRYAISVDDAPPQVVDIIKATGADDTAMNRQWQRNTSDNVNRTVTTHTITRPGRHVVKLWMIDPTVVVQKLVIDTGGLKESHLGPPESLRAR; encoded by the coding sequence ATGCACGCTCGCGTCAGCAGCAGGCGCCTGCTCAGGCGCCTGATCCCGCTGGCGGTCCTGGCCGCGGCGCTTCCGGGGAGCGCCGTGGCCGCGGCCGCCCACCAGGCGCCCGCCGCGCCGCCGTACGGCCCCGCCTCCTACATCTCCACCCAGGACCGGCCCGGTCACTTCCCCCTGGTGGCCGACGGCGAGGCCGCGCCCCTCGTGGTCAGCTCCCGCGACCACCGCAGCGTGGTGCGCGCGGTGGGCGACCTGCAGACCGACCTCGAACGGGTCACCGGCGTCAAACCCGACGTGTCGACCGGCAAGGCGCCCCGCGGCGACGTGGTGATCGTGGGCACGATCGGCCGCAGCCCGCTCATCGACCGGCTGGTGGCCTCGGGCAGGCTGAACATCGCCGGGATCGCCGGCAAGTGGGAGACCTCCCTCCAGCAGGTGGTGCACGACCCGATGCCGGGGGTGCGCCGCGCGTTCGTGATCGCCGGCAGCGACCAGCGCGGCACGATCTTCGGGATCTACGACGTCTCCAGGAACATCGGCGTGTCCCCCTGGTACTTCTGGAACGACGTCCCGCCGCGCCGCCACGAGGAACTGTTCGTACGGCCCGGCCGGCACACCCAGGGCACGCCTGCGGTGAAGTACCGGGGCCTGTTCATCAACGACGAGAACCCGGCGCTCGGCACGTGGGCGCCGCGATACTTCGGGCCCGGGCTGGCGCCCGACCATCCCGGCGGCTTCAACGGCAAGTTCTACGCCCGGGTCTTCGAGACGCTCCTGCGGCTGAAGGCCAACTACCTGTGGCCGGCGGTGTGGGGCCGGGCGTTCGCCGAGGACGACCCGCGCAACCACGAGGTCGCCAAGGAGTACGGCATCGTGATGGGGACCTCGCACGAGGCCCCGATGATGCGCGGGATCGAGGAGTGGAACCGCCACGCCAAGCCCGCCATGCGCGACCCGGCCACCGGTGAGATCACCGAGCCGGGAAGCGACCCGTACGGCGGCACCGGGGAGTGGAGCTTCCGCCGGAACGCCGAGGCCGTCAAGGCGTACTGGCGGGACGGCGTCCGCCGGATGACCGAGCAGGACTTCGAGGGCGTGGTGACGCTCGGCATGCGCGGCAACGGCGACACCAGCCTGCCGGACGGCGACGCCATCGACCTGATGCAGAACATCATCTCCACCCAGCGGACGATCCTCGGCGAGGTCACCGGAAAGGACGTGACGTCCGTTCCGCAGGTGTGGACCCTCTACAAGGAGGTGCAGCGGTACTGGGACCGGGGAATGCGCGTCCCGGACGACGTCACGGTCGTCTTCACCGATGACAACTGGGGCAACATGCGGAAGCTGCCCGACCGGAGCCTGCCCGAGCGCAAGGGCGGCTACGGCCTGTACTACCACTTCGACTACGTGGGCCTCGGCCGCAACTACAAGTGGGTGGACACCAGCCAGCTCGCCAACACCTGGGAGCAGCTTCACCAGTCCTACCGGTACGGCATCTCCAACCTGTGGGTGGCCAACGTCGGCGACATGAAGAACGAGGAACTGCCGGCCCAGTTCTTCCTCGACTACGCCTGGAACCCCGACCGGTGGCCGCTGGAACGGCTGGGAGAGTGGACGCGGCAGTACGCGGCGCAGAACTTCCCCGCCGAGCACGCGGCCGAGATCGCCGAGGTGCTGGACGAGTACGGCGACCTCCAGGCGCTGCGCAAGCCGGAGCTGACCAACCGCCGCATCACCGTCGACCCCGCCAAGGACCTGACCACCGATCCCGCGGCGGTGGTCTACGACGACAAGGCCAGCCCCTTCCACCTCACCGAATACCGGGAAATGGACCTGGTCACCGAACGGTGGAAACAGCTCGCGGCAAGGGCCGAACGGATACGCTCCCGGATGCCCGCGGCATACCAGGACGCCTATTACCAGCTCGTGTACTACATGGTGAAGGCGACCGCCAATCTGTACGAGCTGCGGAACGCGCAGTTCACCAATCTCCTGTACGCCGGGCAGGGGCGGGCGTCCACCAACGATTACGCCGATCTCGCCGAGGCGCGGTTCGCCGACGACCAGGCGATGTCGGACCACTACAACACCGCGCTCGCGGGCGGGAAGTGGAACGGCTTCCAGACCCAGCCGAAGATCGGTTACGGGGACGTGGAGCGGTACGGGCCGGACGCGCCCTGGCAGCAGCCGCAGACGCCCGACCATGTGGCCCTGCCCGACGCGATCTTCCCGCAGGTCCGGCGGATCCGGGTGCCCGAGGGATCGGAGATGGGCGTGGCCGTCGACGGCTCCGACAAGTGGTGGCCCGCCGAGCGCTCCGAGCCCGTGCTCCCGGCGTTCAGCCCGTACCAGCGCAGGCCGGCGCAGTACATCGACGTGTTCAACCGCGGTTCGGACCCGTTCGGCTACCGGATCCGGCCGGGCGCGTCCTGGGTGCGGGTGACGCCCGCCGCGGGCCGCGTGGACAAGGAGGTGCGCGCGACCGTGCGCATCGACTGGTCGCGGGCGCCCAAGGGGACGACGCGCGTGCCGATCACGGTGTCCGGGGCCGGCGGCCGCACCGTGACCGTGCAGGCGGTCGTCCACAACCCGGACGTGCCGCCGCAGCGGCTGAACGGGTTCGTCGAGGCCGGCGGTTATGTGTCCATGGACGCCGAGCACTTCACGCGCGCGACCGCCACCGGGGCCGCGCGCTGGAAGCGCATCCCCGGCATCGGCCGGACCCACGCCGGCATGACGCCGTTCCCGGTCACCGCCCCCGGCCAGGCGGCGGGCGCCGGGCCGCGGCTGGAGTACGAGGTCACGCTGTTCACCACCGGCCCGGTCAGGATCTGGGCGCACCTGTCGCCGCGCAACCCCGTGCTGTCCTCCGGCGGCCTGCGGTACGCGATCTCGGTCGACGACGCGCCGCCCCAGGTCGTCGACATCATCAAGGCCACGGGCGCCGACGACACCGCCATGAACAGACAGTGGCAGCGCAACACGTCCGACAACGTCAACCGGACGGTCACCACGCACACGATCACCCGGCCCGGCAGGCACGTGGTGAAGCTCTGGATGATCGACCCCACGGTGGTGGTGCAGAAACTCGTCATCGACACCGGCGGCCTCAAGGAGAGCCACCTCGGCCCTCCGGAAAGCCTCCGAGCCCGCTAG
- a CDS encoding endo-1,4-beta-xylanase, translated as MGKITATAAGLLLSGAVVLATPGSALSEPGTAGDGRRPADQSLGSLAKRLDLRFATAVDMAALADDAAYRQKVVSEFSGVTAENVMKWEVLEPQRGVYDWEQADRLVAFARQNRQTVRGHVLVWHNQLPAWLTEGDFSAQELRALLRKHIHETVRHFRGKVWHWDVVNEAFNEDGTLRDTIWLRNLGPGYIADAFRWAHEADPRVRLYYNDYNIENVNAKSDAVHNLVRSLRAQGVPIHGVGVQGHHTVGSDLASMQRNLQRFDDLGVETSVTEADVRMVMPADATKLQAQANVYSTMLESCLATPRCTSFTVWGFTDKYSWVPDWFDGEGAANIMDENFQPKPAYNALRTDLTLASSHRRP; from the coding sequence ATGGGAAAGATCACCGCCACTGCCGCGGGTCTGCTGCTGTCCGGCGCCGTCGTGCTCGCCACCCCGGGATCGGCCCTGTCCGAGCCGGGCACCGCCGGCGACGGGCGCAGGCCGGCCGACCAGTCGCTGGGGTCCCTCGCCAAGCGGCTCGACCTGCGCTTCGCCACGGCCGTCGACATGGCGGCACTCGCCGACGACGCCGCGTACCGCCAGAAGGTGGTGTCGGAGTTCTCCGGCGTGACGGCGGAGAACGTCATGAAGTGGGAGGTCCTGGAGCCGCAGCGCGGCGTCTACGACTGGGAGCAGGCCGACCGGCTGGTCGCCTTCGCCCGGCAGAACCGCCAGACCGTGCGCGGCCACGTCCTGGTCTGGCACAACCAGCTCCCGGCCTGGCTGACCGAGGGGGACTTCTCCGCCCAGGAGCTGCGCGCGCTGCTGCGCAAGCACATCCACGAGACGGTGCGGCACTTCCGGGGGAAGGTGTGGCACTGGGACGTGGTCAACGAGGCGTTCAACGAGGACGGGACGCTGCGGGACACGATCTGGCTGCGCAACCTGGGTCCCGGCTACATCGCCGACGCCTTCCGCTGGGCGCACGAGGCCGACCCGAGGGTCCGGCTCTACTACAACGACTACAACATCGAGAACGTCAACGCGAAGAGCGACGCGGTCCACAACCTGGTCAGGAGCCTGCGGGCGCAGGGCGTGCCGATCCACGGCGTGGGCGTGCAGGGCCACCACACCGTCGGCTCCGACCTGGCGTCGATGCAGCGGAACCTGCAGCGGTTCGACGACCTGGGCGTGGAGACCTCCGTCACCGAGGCCGACGTCCGCATGGTCATGCCCGCCGACGCGACCAAGCTGCAGGCGCAGGCCAACGTGTACAGCACGATGCTGGAGTCGTGCCTGGCCACGCCGCGCTGCACCTCGTTCACCGTCTGGGGCTTCACCGACAAGTACTCGTGGGTGCCCGACTGGTTCGACGGTGAGGGCGCCGCGAACATCATGGACGAGAACTTCCAGCCCAAGCCGGCCTACAACGCGCTGCGCACCGATCTCACCCTGGCCAGCTCCCACCGGCGTCCCTGA